TGTTTTAGAGGGTCCGATTTTGCAGTAAGATTTTTAAATGTAATCTTTAAGTTAAAAGATTGTAACTTTACCAAGTTTTTATCGATTTAGCTGATTAATTGTCTTTCTCTTGGCAGGACATATACCAAACTTGTCTGGTTTTTATAAAAGAATCCAAGCAAAAGTCATTGGCCTCCCTACTGTTGGATTTTTGCTTTCCTGCCACCCTGCGGGCCCAACATTGCCATAAGAAAAACTTTTTAAAATGTCCAGCAATACACTATTTCTAATCAAAAACATgataggtgttttttttttttttttttttttaaatgagttcTTTATGCGGGAGCCTTCTTTGCTGCTCAAAAATGTTAAATGGATATTCAGGTCCCTTCAAACTCATCCCTCTCTTCCACACTATATTCTAATCATCCTCACATTAGGATTTCACATTGAACTTAAGAATATTTCTGGGTGGCTCCCACAAAAGTGCTGTAATTTGTGCTGTTGCTGTATTATTTTTTACCAGAATCTGGTAACTTTTAAAAAATACCCTAAAGAACAATGTGTCCACATCTGCCTATAATCGCAGTTTTACTGTTTCCAataatatcaagtttcaagtcaatagGTGAGAGGATGCATTTCTTTTGGGCAGCATTTACAatgctcatgtacacatttgcaaaaaaaaaacaatcatttcaaatttgaaGTCAATAGGTGAGAGGGTGCATTTCCCTTAGGTAATGCATCCTCTCACCTCCAAACAACCAGGAACATAGTCATCCCCATGTTTCCAATTTCCATGTTGTCGAAAAGAAACATTCCCACATTCTGTGTAATTTTTAACTACATCATAGCAAGTTTCACTCTACCTCAAAGTCCACTGCAACATTCATCTTGTGCACTCATAACATACATTCATTTGAAGCCAATACCTCAATTTGAATTCAAGTTGTTCACTTTTATAATTGCATGATTCTGGCATACAACTCGTCAAATGCCCTGCAGAAGGGCCTTACCTGATgcgttatacacacaaaaaaggtaCTTTTTTTAGATAATCACATTTTTGATGTTCGAATGTCTCTGTAAAATGAAGTTCTTAATTTTCTGGGCTAGAAATTTATCTCCATGTAGTCAATATTATTGTACACTGTTCTTCAGAATTTGAATCAATAATCTTATGATAGTTTTTACGCTACACTCACTTTTATGCTAAGACCTTTCTGCCAGGAACAATTACCTAAGCTAAGGCCCTTCTGCAGGGCAACCAACGAACTGTGCACGTCTCATGTAAAGTGCTCATTCAGAGCATACATGCTTTTCTTAGACAGCATAAAAAATGACAGCATCTATGACATGACACCAAAGACAGGAGATTTCTCATTGGCATTTGATCATATTAAACTCATTTCCACAAGAGATATATTATTACCTTTCGCTTTCTAGCAATATCAGGATGGAACTTTACCAATGCAATTCAGCTGTCTGTACCTTTGGCCCAATAATCAttgtcatgaaatttcatagtcatttAAATGCCCACTCAACTCAAAATTATTGTGCCATAATTGAGCAAGAACAAAGAACCAGGACGCAAACTAATGCGGTGTACTCAAAGCACTTTGTCGGAAACTTGAAAGCATATCTTCTTATCAGTCCACCAATCTACTCTCTGCTATACCAATACCCAACCCTAGTTCCGACATCTCTGGATCGAGGATGGTTTGATTAAtatttgtaaattatttttcatctgacgCTCGGTCAGAGTAAGTAGTGTAACCTTATATCGAGTTACATTCACACCAACCAAATGGTactacagagactccaaccccaagcaccttctgatctggagattctccctcctgaaacccctagcaaacgggagacccaagtttatgtgtgcgaagcgcgaagttcctagagttatagatgctctctggtgctatctaaggcttatttttgcaatatacgatagcaataagtaagaaatccttttcAACGGGAGACattgagccagggcgggagaaattaaatctcaaacgggagaacgggagattttgcaaaagtgggttttcggcgggagatctcccgtcgaaaacgggagagttggagtctctggtacTATAGGCTTTTACAATTTTTTGGACATCACATAGCATGGCAACGCAGAACAGTATCAaattaatagtaataatatttattcatttatttatttatttatttatttatttatttattcattcatttatttgtttatctattcatttatttattcagtcttcTTTCAACAGGGTGCCCCCATCAGTAGGCAGGTACTGCTCTTACTGGGGGCcctgcacaaacaaacattacagttgacaaaacaatgacatatacatcaaatacaaCATACTGTACGTGGACAAGTACAGTTCTTCCCCTGAGTCCCAAACAATTACACAATGACTATACACTACAATTATACACATATGTACTAATCAAACAAAcgataatatatgtatatatatatatatatatgtatgtatgtatagaaTATACATAaccattatgtttgtttgtttgataagtactttattttctgcaaatcaatatacctAAGTCACATAATAATGAACATGACAGTGAGAAATATACAAAGTGAAtttaaaacagagtcgtttgacttgcataaacaacgatatgataggaaattaatgatataatatacagtatgcatgtctatgcagcagggattacaataacaagcttattgtagttaagaagcgattatgcagagggtcgccattgtaagcattgcttgaaaaaatGGCCggccatacatacatacatatgtatgtatatagagTATTGATTATTTACAAACATGTTTTATGCTTtttattcacttatttatttgtatatttatagattgattgattgattgattgttcaTTCGTGTACACACATTGTTTGAGTGTATAATAtaaaatatgattaacatatACATAGATGTTATGAAATTCTAACGCTTTAAATGGTAAAATAGAGTCCTCTTTGTCTTAATTTTGCGCTTTATTCGACCCTATAATCATTTCGAACTCGCCCTTTGTGGACCAAAGATAACctcttcttcttgaaaagggCAAAAGtacagatacaatgtactgcAACTTCGAGTATAGATAAAGTACTCCTGAAATTGGTGTAGGAAGTTACGCTCTGACATCGCAGGAGCTTATATTCTGTCAAAGGAAGGAGGTGTAAAGATGGCGTCTGACCCAACTCCTGTTCGCATCATCATCTGGTGTCTGCCGAGGACGATCTCCACGGCGCTTGTCAAATGTCTCAGCACCATTGAGGGACTCGAAGTCTGGTTCGAGCCATTCTGTTACAGCGCATTGGCGGCACGCACGTATAAGTTCGCCTGCGGTCGGGATGCACCACTGGTCTACGAAGGTAACGAGGAGGCGCTCGCTTCGGCTGCGGCGATTCTGTCCAGCGTGATTGGCTCCAAGATCGATGCAGATCGTATTGCGTAGGTTGatcgaagttttttttttttttttttttctcgatagCATACATTCATTTACACTGAAGATCGAGGCAGGTCATATCGCGTGatcgaagttttttttttttttttttttttttttttgatagcatACATTATTTACGTTAAGTTCTGCATATGTGTGATCTCATGACTGGCTAAAAATTATGTGATAGACAAGTCATTGTATATCTCTTTTGGCTCTAGACAGCTTATTTACTCGATAATTATTCTATTATGACACTATGCTAccgtaattttttttctttaacactTGAAAAATAGTAGATtgactgtaattttttttggtgattgttcaagcacaaaacacacacacaaacatattattttTATCAGATCACTATGATACTAAAATTTGTTTTAGTTAGAATAGTTACATAATAGTACACTGACTGAGAATTTTTGTGATCTTTTTAGAATAATCATATCTGCTTAGCACAACATAATGCACTTTTGCATGTGCgtacgcatacacacacaccatttgcacacacacaacactttttcaattgcaTGATACCAAGGCAATACCAAGGTAATTATGGAGacgaataaaagaaaaagaataatattCGCATGCACTCAATCTTGCACGTACAAACATACACTGCATCATTGAGTCAAGTTTATAAAGTTATCTTTTTTTAGGATTCGAGAGCTAACTTCATGATAAAGTGTGCAAACAGGCCCCTTTTACTGCATGTTAAATTTTGTAGTTACCTCAATAACTGTGAGTAATGACGGCTGATTGGTTAGTCTAGATAAAGCTAACAACATGCAAACTGCAATAATTACATGCGTTTGCGATTGGTCTACACAAGTTTACACAATTGGACTCTGTAAAGCAGTAATCAGAATTTCTTCCTACTTTGATCCTACAATGATTGAACATTGTAGTACAAAGTAATTTCTATGTGAGTGTGAAATTAATCGTTTTTCATAGCTATAGTTAAAGAGATGCACCGAAGTATTGTATACAAACAAGTATGGGACAGGCGGGCGTGAAGCCGATATCCGCAAATGACTTGGCAATCAATAATATGAATTTCTAACGTTCATTTAAATCAATGAAGGCTCATTCTAAttgcatatgattttttttttcttcatgctcTTTGTCCCTTCTTCAGATATGCAACGGTAAAGAAAGATTTAGAATCGGCCCGTGGGAAGTATGTCTTGGTGAAAGATATGGCGTTTGCAGTGCGGAAGGATTCAACTCGCGCGTATATTCCAACCGGCTTCAGGCACGTTTTTCTCGTCCGTCACCCGGTGAGGGCTTATTCGTCTTATCGCAAAGCTTATTTGAAGATGGCCAATCTTCTCAGGGATGAAGGAGAAGAAACAAACGACCTCTCTTTCGACTTGGAGGTCGACGATGTTGCCCTCCCGTCGAAGACGTTTTACAAGGACTTGTATTCTCTGTGGAAATACGTGCGCGAGTCCGGTCTCGATGCGGACCCGATTGTTCTCGACGCCGACGATCTGTTGGCGAGACCTTCCGAAGTGTTGTCAAAGTTTTGCCGACTGGTTGGGCTCCCGTATTCCGATTCCTTGCTCCAGTGGGATTCGTCAACGGCCGTAGCCGACTCATGGAAGGCACCCGGGAAGGCGGTGGCGAAAGATTTGGTCACCATGTACGAAACGGCCATGAAGAGCAGCCGTTTCATGCCGCTCTCAGAGCCCACCCCGCGAGGCCAGCTACCAAACGACGTTGTGCGACTTTCTGACGCGTCGATGAAGTCCTACGAAAAGCTTCAAAAGAGTAAACTGTAACTCTGTTACAGTTTACAAATTCTGTACAAATTCTGTACAGATGGTGTTATCTTTCTCATCGAACTGTGTTATAATCTTCGATGATAGAACGTCTACTAAAAACAATTCACAAATTCACAACTCTTTTTAGATATGAGAATGATTAGACATGCGAGTTATTTTGTTGATAACTTGAATTATGGTGATACTGATTTCTTGACAACAACACTTATGTGTGAGTGATTGTAGCAATTTTGGtggaacgcatcagtgaaagtttgtggaaaatcggacaatccgttcagaaaTTATGAATTGTGAAAGTTTCTACCCAGTAACtgctgggtgaggagactacaGTTTATAATGAAGCATGAGAAGAAATAAGGAACATAAAAGagaatatcacacacacacacacacacacaaataaataaaaattgcaTGTACCCTGGATTTATGACTGACATGTAGCCATAGCCATAGAAAGACCAATGGTCTGTTGATCCCCAAGAAACTGAAATAATTGTTTTATGTTGTGTTTGTCTATTGTGAAATTGTTTTAATTTGAACATTCTTTCCTGTAATTACTATTGTTCCAATGTTCTATGTATAGTTCCTGTATTCTTtgtaaatgctttttatcaggatgtggaaataaatgaagtgaaaaaaaaatgaaatgaaatgtatttagggtaatattattcccactgccttctgaaagaggtaagtcaagtgttcttttataaagcgagaaaagtgaaaacatgttgaattttcgcTATactttatgataataataataataataataataataataataataataataataataataataataataatgatattgataatgtcttatttaaccagggtagcctcttcagtgttttcactgctctaccagaggaaactgccattattattaccctatcAGCGTttccaggtacccatttatacacctgggtcgagaggaaCATCATAGtgagtaaaaacatcttgtctaaGGACGAGTAAGCAGTATAAGTAATGCAAATAGCGTGACCCTACGTATATTATTTGATATTAAAAAGGTCTCGTGCAACCCACGCACTCTGTAAAGTCTATTATGATAGccaggcaaaaaaacaaaaacaaaaacaaaaaaccaaaacaaacaaaaacacctcAGCTGCCATTATTCCATTGGGTTGACTCTGCGGCCACCCAAACTCTCCGCATGATGGCGTCTAACCAAGCTTCTGTTCGCCTCATCGTCTGGTGTCTCCCGAGGACGATCTCCACGGCGCTCGCTAAGTGTCTCAGCGCCATCGAGGGACTCGAAGTCTGGCTGGAACCATTCTGTTACAGCGAAACCGCCGCCAACGTGTACAAGCAGGCTGTCGGCGCGGACCTGCCCAAGGTGTACGGCGGCAACGAGGAGGCAATCGCTTCGGCTGCTGAAATTCTGTCCGACATCGTGGGCTCCAAGATCGAGGCAGACCGTATCGCGTAGGTGCACAGCCGGTTCATTCctcatgtattatttcataatagtcaactcgagggggggggggggatttaccTCAAATGTACTTGTGGATTAATGCAGAAATAGTGTTAGTATACATACAAGGAGGTGAACACCAACCTCCTTGGTATGCTTTGGTATAAACCAGTgcaatttgaggaaaatcggataatctgTTCAAAAGATATGAACGTTTAAGCCTAATTTAAaggatgattaaaaaaaaaataaggttaAATCTATCTTGTCTATGTATGACGTCATCTCTGAACAAGAAAACTACTAGAAGAAAGCTaagtaaatagataaaataaatcaatgaataaatgttattttgtgttcactaaatatatatatgcatgcatatcataattatcatatcatatcatattgaaTAGGTGTACAGACACCCTGCAATATATTTGCAATGTTCAAACCATGCCAAGTAAATCACGGGGGGGTGCTATAATTAGCAACGAAGATGAGTGTGGATGTTTACAGCAGCGGTTCTTCAAAGAACACTGGTATAGTTGCTGTATCACTCGCGTGGTCGTGTGCATGCTTGTGACTACGGGAAATATTTTCTTGCAGAAAATGTGACTTTCACTGATTCGTTTTTCTGTGATCTATAAAGTATCTGTAATCTCTTGTTGACAGTTCTCAGTCATCAAAAGGCCCAAAACGGAGAGATTAGGTAAAATTACCAGGTACTCATCTGTCATGATAATATCCGTTAAAAGCGGAAATGTGGTACATAGCTTTGTTCAGGTCAAAAGGAAACTCACGAGTCAACATGGTCAAAGGCATCATTGTTTTTCTGATTCGCCCTTTTGCAAAGAGGCCAGTTAGAGAGCCCTGTGTAGTTTGTGACTAAAATGTCACCGTTGTCTTTGTAATATTTGTaacaaatgtgaaattttaaaatatgtattatcattgttattataagTAGtagttgtattattattattattattattattattattattattatcatcatcatcatcatcattgtcattattattatcattatttattaaattttgttcattcattcattcatttttccattgaaatgaaatgtctaCAACCCCGTTCAGCTATCTTCATATCAAACTTGAACATGGAAATCAACTTTAAAAGTATCTTTCCTGCCTATTTCCAAGGTGTATGCCTTTGTAGATATTCCACTCTTTAGTAACCTGGTCAATACAGTTGCACTCTCACTGTGATAGAATTTAATGCATATGTATTCCTTTAACCTGCGTGCTGAAGCCTTGCCTAACATTGCAAGATCACATAAAGAATGTATGTGATCTGGATTCCAAATAAGTCTTGAAATGCATTGAGTATGCACAGGTAGATAGAATATCAATTGCTATATGTAGGCATAAATGCCGATACTACGTCCAAAAAGGGAAGACAGTAGTAGCTATACGGCCATAAAtttgaataggcctacattaatgAACTAGCCTGTCGTTATCACATTACATGAACAAGGAAAGGATGTCCAAAAATGGTATCTTGTTTGCAGAGCTATTATCAAAAATGCGGAAGATTGTATAAACGAGTGCTAAGTATCTCGGCGGCGATGGCGCCACGTTATAGTTGTACTACATATAATTACGTCATCAACGTGTATagtttgtgtgtcccttttgcaaacCTGAAAATTAGATTCTTTTCATTGGCTGGTATACTGTAGAGGTCGGTTATTCAGACTATTCCTCAGAATGTGGAAACTTCGTGATTGAGCGGGAAACGATGCCAGATTTTCTGTGGATATATTTAGACCACGAAGAAAAAATCTGACTGTTATTCTCTATACAAAGAGGGAGCGTATTTTTTAATGACATTTGGTTACttgttcatttcttcttcttgaagaaatgatttcaattttctcgaatgttttcatttttctcgaAGGTGTCAACCAACCCCACCCCTATTATGCTCGTTTGTATACAGTGCCTAATGTGCCCGTATATGGCTGCCATTTCGACCTCGTCATTCTCGAGAAGTTCAAATTTTagaatgaacaggtggacctaCACAGCGAAATAAATAATCTTCATCATGAAGCCCAATCTACTCTAAGCTGAAAAGACACGCATACACTGCCTCAAGCTAACTAAATCTAATACAAggcttcttttaaattgaatacaCTTATTTGGGCATGGTTGCCTTTTCACTAATTCAAATGACCGAcgaggaaaaaataataatgtcgTGATTGCAACATGCATTTCGGAAACAATGAGATAAATTCCTTTCTGTTGCATCAtaacactgcaaaaaaaaaaaaatagtttcaaTCTTTTTAAGCGAATTCAATGgtgcatttctttttaaattacaGTATGATACACAATACTGATCTACATGCAAGTCATTTCGATCAATGTTCGACATGCGGTAGGCCTATATTTCCCCCTTTCAAACCTCGAAAATCAAGTGTTGAAATGACAGGAAGATTATTCCGCTCAAATTTCTCATGACCTCTTTTGTTGTATGGCCATCATGGTTGCAGGTTTTCAGCAGTCAAGAAAGCGTTGGAATCGACAACTGCTAAGTACGTGTTGGTCAAGGATATGGCGTTTGGTGTACGAGACGAAGAGAGCCGCGCCTACGTCCCAGCCGGGTACAGACACGTGTTCCTCATCCGTCACCCAGTGAGGGCTTATACAGAAAAGCAGCCTTCAAGCGGCTCATGTCCATGGGCAGGTTGAAGGGGAATGCCCGGAACTTGGAAACGTTCGACTTAAGCGGGGTAGAAAATTGCATTCTTCCCTCGAAGACGTTTTACAAAGATCTGCATTCTCTGTGGGTATACGTGCGCGAGTCCGGCCTCGACCCAGAACCGATATCATTGTCCTCGACGCCGACGATCTGTTGGCGAGACCTTCCGAAGTGTTGTCGAAGTTTTGCCGACTGGTTGGGCTTCCCTATTCGGATTCCTTGCTCCAGTGGGATTCGTCAACGGCCGTAGCTGACTCATGGAAGGCACCCGGGAACGCAGTGACGAAAGAAATGGTCACCATGTACGAAACAGCTATGAAGAGTAGCTGTTTCATGCCACTTTCCAAGCTCGCAACACGCGACCAGCTACCCGCCGACGTTGTACTACTTTCGGACTCGTCGATGAAGTTCTACGAAGAACTTAAAAAATACAAACTGTGATTATTTTCatgacatttcattcattttcatattcttagaTGAAGATCAGCTAAATATAAAAACCGCAAATTGGATATCTTTGAATAAACTTACTGGTGataaatcaaattacaaggTATACCGGTGAACCACATAAAAAGAGACATGGAGggggcattaaaaaaaaaaagcaaccttCTTCCGTCTGCTTATAGGTACCGTCTGTCCTTTCCGCATAGATAATAGATGTTAGAAATTTTATGGCTGACTTCCAAAGCTAAAGCTAACTATACATGTCACAATATTTTCGGATCCTAGTAGATCGATGGAATCATATCGTAGGCATACATTCAATTGTGTAAGGGATAAAATGATTCTATTCTACGTTGCACCCTGTGAATTAAACGTCTTTAACCCTTCTTGATGGAGTTAGTGACGAATCTTATTTTCTTACAGTGTCTTATGTCTAATTCACCCAATCATCCGTTTTCTATGCACATCGAATAATACaccaattgtttgtttgtttgtttgttttttgcatccCTGCCAATCTCCCCTAAATGGTATTGATGGTACAGTCCTCAATCTATACACACTATGCTATCTGTGCCCTACATTAGAATACAGTAGTCCTGAGGCCCCAGATCAAAGGCTTTGAAAAACAGTGTCAAAGCcttaaggggaatcaaaaattTCCCCTTTGGAACGAATCTCCTTAAGATACGTCGTTTTCAGCCATATGTTCCCCTATGGACGCTTTTAAAGCAGAGTG
The Diadema setosum chromosome 21, eeDiaSeto1, whole genome shotgun sequence DNA segment above includes these coding regions:
- the LOC140244840 gene encoding uncharacterized protein; the encoded protein is MASDPTPVRIIIWCLPRTISTALVKCLSTIEGLEVWFEPFCYSALAARTYKFACGRDAPLVYEGNEEALASAAAILSSVIGSKIDADRIAYATVKKDLESARGKYVLVKDMAFAVRKDSTRAYIPTGFRHVFLVRHPVRAYSSYRKAYLKMANLLRDEGEETNDLSFDLEVDDVALPSKTFYKDLYSLWKYVRESGLDADPIVLDADDLLARPSEVLSKFCRLVGLPYSDSLLQWDSSTAVADSWKAPGKAVAKDLVTMYETAMKSSRFMPLSEPTPRGQLPNDVVRLSDASMKSYEKLQKSKL